The DNA region tttatttattctgttATGAGAAAGAAGCATGTTCATTTCTGTTGCAGTAAAACTGATAATGATATTTGAGTACCGTGAGTTTGAAGCAAAGTAAGAGAATTGAAGGATCGTACCTCTAACTTTTTCCACAGTTAATGCATTGAATGTTGACTGAACAAAGTTATGGAGGTAATGAGGTTGCACGAATACTTTCACCTGAAAAGATCCAGCGAACGAACTATTACAATTACAATTAGTAGTAGAGGTAATGAAGAAGAAGCAACCACCAATGTGAAACAGATCTTGCatcagaaaaaaatgatttaaactaGAAAGCAACTCCAAAGGACTAAACAATTTGGTTGATCCTAAATTGCTCAAAAGGAATTCTACGGTCTGATCCAATCGCGATTCATATCAAACACAATGCATGCATACACATAACACCACATGCAGCTCAATCGAAACAGATCGGAATCAGAAGATAGAATTTGAAGGCAAGATCCAGACAGTAGTACAATCGTCAGAagaacaaaagaagaaagaatgtaTCGAGCGCGGAAAAACTAAAGCATGGATTGATAGAGGAAAGGATAAAATCGAGATAAGGACCTTCTTGCGGAGACCAGAGGTTCCAGGCTTCTGTCCATCGAAGGGAGTGGTCTCAACGCGTGAAACATTGAAGAGCACCATGGCTGGCTACCGGAACAAAGAAAAACGAAATCCGGAAGGTTCAGATtgcagagaaaaattaaaagtgagaGACGGATGAGATGAGATGTGTATTTGTAGTGAGAGGCGAAAGGAACGAGGAAGGAGAGAGGGAGAGTTCAGTTAGCTTAGCAGTTTATTGATGAATGCTTATGGGGATGGATGACATTTGTGCGACGAGGAATTTTATGCCCGTGTCTTTGCTggttttgcaattttatttcgAACcgcttcctttattttttttttttaaccattaattaattctgagaaaaaacattttttattctaactGTAAGGAAAATATTGTTAGGGACTCACTCGCAAATCccaatcaataaatattttttttattaagattcagcaaaataaaattatataataagttctttattttttttattttcatatcaaCAAATATTTACATGTCTTAAAACATTATTTAGTAAATCATATAAGATTAGAATAAAAGACGTGTCTCACCAACtgaaaataaattctaaaatcatttttatttaggaATAATGCTTAAAAACATTCTCCTTTACTATACATGATTATTTGTTATtggataatatataatttatatgtcattcataattttaatttattttttaaactttatcaaaattgaaataatactACATCGTATGCGATACTTATAAGTTATATACTATGAGAATAATAGTTCAAGGTAATTAAAGCATCCCatgtaataaaataactttatccTACGATTATAATGACTTATTTTGCTAAAATCATTTATGAATTTCTGGTTTGAGATTCATTCCCGCGGTTATTTATTTAGATCAATAAAGAGAGATATAATGAAGCAAAATGAAATTGAGTAGGGCCGCGAtcaatcatttaaattatttaaaataacataaaatttattaatgtatattatttcatttaatattttttttctttaaatttactgtagtttatttttctctcgttctattattttttgacGTTCATACATGGtacccaaaaataaataaaaatttaacttttttttataaaaaaaaaagatatgttaaaataaaataaaatgtctgGGCATATATCCATCCTTGATTTAAAATACGTTTAACCTGTGAAAcaattcaattcaaattaaGAAAATGGACTCACTCGCTTTAGATAACTAAATCCTAGAAATTCTATTTCAtgcttttgcaaaaaaaaattgtaaccaTGGACTTAATTGCACgttccctatttttttttcctttttttgattTGGTAATATTCCAACCTCAAAAAGGTTTATTCCATTTTATCATGACGTGCCGAACCACATGAGTCATGACTGCGAATCCCTTTTCcccgcatttttttttttgtgttatgtTTAGGCCGAAAATAtgacaaaagaataaaaagaaagacaTTACTATCGTAAAAACGTAATACCCATAGCATCCCTTTTCCCCCCTCTTATGATGCtgattcatatataatttaatcaccAGAATGGAGGCAATGAAAGTAACACTCGTACAAGTTTTATTCAGCTGAATGTtttgttacaaataaaaattcaacaaagtAAAGTATAACCCATCTTTTATAATACAAGCCCATTGATCAGATTGAAACAAAAGGCTCAACAAGTACAGTGTCACAGAATCAATTGAACACATTTCGTAAATTGatcaaatttaataattcatatataatttaatcaccAGAATGGACATTAGGAAATGAAAGTAACACTCCTACAAGTTTTATTCGGCTGAATGTTTtgttaccttttttttaaataaaaattcaacaaagtATAACCCATCTTTTATAATGCAAGCCCATTGATCAGATTGAAACAAAAGGCTCAACAAGTACAGTGCACATAATCAATTGAATACAATTCGTAGATTGatcaaatttaataacaaaCTTAACAAAGTTATTGCCTAAGTACCATATTATGAACCAAGTCAGAGATCCTGCGCTTATATTTATGCAGATATTATTGGAACTCAACTTCATCTAAATCATAAGAGTATCCCTGCTCTTTTATCCACTAGCAACTCCGAATAAGACTTAAACCTTCACGCAACTTTTGAACTTCCATTAGTTATGCAATCACCATATATAGTTGGAAACCTGTCATTTTTCCTCACATGTAGTGAATCCGAATGGGTGCCTAATCCTTCTCATAGTAGTGCCATTATTCATCAAATGAGAAATTGGGTCAGTTTCttatccattaaaaaaaagtgattctaatataaaataatttagtgattctttttttaaaagattttaaaaaaaaactaatttgtttatttataattattaaaatcacTTTTTGAAAAGCTAATTTCATgagaaattattcaaaatagtttataattttaatcagattttagatgctttaaaaaaaatcttctataGATACTTTTCAACTTCTGATTATTGTAAACAGATGAAACAAACgactgaatttttttaaaaaatatgatattttgtttacaaaaaaaaaaaaaacaaatccgTTGTCATCTGAAAAGACGTgagagataaaaataacttttgtaaatattttgatatgatGAAATTCTATTTTGGATTGATTGTAACCAGATTGTATATGGAGTGCacccaaaaaaaagaagattgtATATGAAGTAGCCATCAAGAAAAATAACAGAACTCTTGTCTAACCATGTCTAACATCTTATCCATGAATAATAGTGGAAAGTAGTCTTTGATGGTAACTTGGTTTATTTTCTTGCAGTTATGGGACATCTTCCCACCGGTGACAAATTTTGTACGCAttaattcatctttttcattactAATAATTGTGATCGCTTCACTTGAATTATACTAACCTatgtatcattaaaaaaaaaaaaagtaaatcatCTGAACTTTAAGCCTTAATTTGCATATTTTATGGATGAAACCCATTATCATCAAGAACGAATCTGACTCGAATGATGGAgacaatcataaaaataaaattcatctatcaataaatatatatatatatatatatatatatatatatatatatatcaatttgtatatacaaaatattcatAAATCGATGTTTCATAATGTTAATACATTACTAATCTATCAAAACCCGAAAGCACCACACCAAGAGACGTGTTGTATATTGTATAGTCCATACAATTTGAAATTTGGCAAAAAGTCATGGTCCCCCTGGTCAAAGTTGTACGGTATAAAATGTTTGAAATTTGCTGATATTTTAAATCTATATGGTGCAGGAAGCAAAAAGAGAGGCGCAGAAAGTAAAACTCATTTGAAGAACGTTGGGCCATTGGCCCAATTTCGGTAACCCAACTTTTTTACCCTGCATTCAAACTTCAAGCAGCTTCGCATCTTGTGCAATCTCACAAACGTGGAGACAATCGCATCTTCTTTATCCATTCTTAGTGTAGAAAGAGAGCAGATAAAAAATCTTCCGGGAAAAAACAAGAATTCTTCCTCCAAGAACAAAGAAAGAATATCGGCAAGATGGGATGATGTTACCGTAAAGATTTTACTTGACCGTGCATTGAAGCAAGTAAAATTAGGAAAAATAACCGACAATCGCGTTCAGTGTAAACGGGTGGAGGAGGATTATGGCAAATTTCAGGAAAATCACTGGGTTGGATTCTAATGATGTTCAAATCAAGAATAAGTGAACTTctcttaaacaaaattttaggAAGCTGATGAACTTGTTTGGAATAAAGAGAAAACCAACATTGTTACATAAGCTGATTTGTGGCAAAAGAAGATCTAGTAGGGTTTATTAAAAGAGAATTGAAGAAAACGTATTTTTCTTGCTGTCTTTAATTAATGTGCTTTTTGTAACTGCAAGAAGTACCTGATGCTGGGAATTCAAAGACAATGCAATGATTCTAAGTTTATTCATAAGATGACTCTTCGTATTTTTTTCTGACACAGGTTTGGGGGACAGTGAAGATCCATATTTTAGGTAGTCATAGAATATCCGGATATTGGTGGAACTGTTGGGGAGTCAGTGGCGACAGTACCGACGAGGTTGATATTCTTAAATTTGCAAAAATCAACTACCTTCTTTAGCGAAGGCTTGGCTTCTTAATGCTTGAAATTGAGCTTCTAAAGTAGGTTTAGAGTTTAAGGGTTAGGTTGGTAATATAGAGTGAAAGGACTAGGCTGGTATGTAGAGTAAAGGGGACGACTTTTGATATAACTTCATGTAGAGTTTATAGGTCTtgtatcttttttattaattgagtcttttgtttcttgaagatcaatggcagcaaaatggagaaggatgaaaaaaaggtaattggagacgccacttcaaggatgAGGTCcaaactttgaagtctaatttctcaaacgATCAAAGTTGGAAAAATGCATACAGAaagtctctatttatagcctaagtgtcacacaaaattagagggaaatttgaatttttattcaaattttcacttgaatttgaatttaaatttgtggagtcaaatttggagtcaaaattttactaattatgatgagtgaatttcagctatatTTCagccactaagtgtgcttaggtgtcatgagacatgtaaagcatgaatgaCATACACAAATAAACTATGACTCtgattatatgatgtgacaatggtgTGTAACAAGCAAATACTCACCTTTCCTTaggctggtccaaaatttaattggatcggacttctcccaattcaattaaatttctctcccaacacacatcatATCAAATAGTctacttaatgcatgtgaacttacaaaactacctctaatacaaaaactagtttatgTGTCCTAAAATAAGGgttgaaaaatcttacattactAAGGTATCAttcctacattatggagccctaaatacaaagtccaaaaataatgaaaccctaatctaatatgtacaaagataagtgggctcccAGGGGCCCAAAATCTATACTAAAGCTCATAAGAACCTTAAGGTCTTCTCCTATCTCTCTTACCCAATATTTTTGGAGTTTTCTATcaaatgcccttgggggtaggattgcattagCTTTTCTACCACCAAGGGTATTGTTCTTGGGATCATGTGAGATAAGtagtttttgaattatttatcgAAAAGGGTAAGTCGTAATAGGTGTTATAACTTCTGAATTAGAAGTTGTAACATCTGTTacgactttaattttttttgtaatggaagtcgtatataattttataacttcaatgtaattttttttactacttcGAAGTCgtatccttttttttataagtattatGACTTCATGGTTGTaatacctattttttttaatgattacgactttgaagtcgtaaatattttttttcacgcaatttttttattttactttgttttgttttcatttttttaaaaattgtaaaaaaatatatatttgttttattattaaataaataattttaattttagttgttattagttttatttaatatgttgtatattttttatgattttttaatatgttatatattttttaatattttattatttaaaatatattatattttttaatattattttatttaatatatttttgtatatttaaaatttagataattttttaatgatgttaagcaattattttttttaaattaaatataaaagtaacTTAATGacatttaagatattttttttgaatatttgtttttattttaaatacttaacttttaaaaactaaaatttgaaaccaaatattaaaaaaattgttaataatattaagttataatttatgaaataatattatttattttgtgtaaaGGAATTTACTATTAACAACACgtaataatttagtaataaaagtagttgttaaattaaaaacaacataatacattaatgaacaatgcaaattaaattaaagagacacataaaaagtaaaaattacattaatcaTCTACTTGTTTGTATGAGTAGTGACTGACATTCTCGTCTGTCGTTGTTTCAAAGGATTAGACATAAAATGTGGATCTAAATATTGAGGTCATTTGTTTTCGCTTCCGAGGGAATGAAAGTGATGTTGATAAACTTTAAAAATGTTTTCCAATTTATATACAAAGTCAACAAAatcatcataatttaaattgcaaAAAGTACACATTACAATCGCATGCGAGCAAGGAACTCGAAGTGCTTGAAATTATCTACAATCACACAACCATTCATTTAATTTGGAAGTACATGTCATTACTCGTCGACCAAGTTGCGTATTTATAATTCCTTGAACCTCAAACTTCCCggtttcaaattttagtttttaaaatttaagtattcaaaataaaacaaatattctaaaaaatatattaaatgtcattaagttacttttatatttcatatttaaaaaataatttcataacattattaaaaaattatctaaattttaaatatacaaaaatatattaaataaaacaatattaaaaaaatataatatattttaaataataaaacattataaaaatatataacatattaaaaaaccataaaaagtatacaacatattaaataaaactaataaaaattaaaagtaaaactatttatttaataattaaataaatatatttctttaaattttttttaaaaattaaaacaaaacatagtaaaataaaaaataaattgcatgaaaaaaataattacgacTTCGAAGtcgtaataattaaaaaaaatgggtaTTACGACTTTGAAATcctaatacttaaaaaaaaacttttacaacttcaaagtcataaaaaaaagttacaactttaaagtgataaaaaaaaattatactgaaatcttaaaattatttatgactttagttaaaaaaaattttaaaaatggtgACAGATGTTATAAGTTACCCTTTTGGttaataattcaaaaacaatCCCATGTAAAATACCGAGAGAAAAAAATAGCCTTGTTGGTAAAAAAGCCAAGAGGGACcgggtttttattttttggaatgtGTATTTGGATATTACATAGTATTGTTTTGCTAATGTAGATGATATCATCTACTCTCTTTCTTTTAACTTGTTTTTCCTAATCCAAaaacaaaatgtaaaattaaactcatgaGTTAATGTTAATAAACATAGATCTCTCCTCTGAATATGAAAAGTACAAACTATTGCATTGCTGCATTATTTTGCGTATCCCATGCATGAGGCCCATCACCCTTCTCCAAATAAAGAAGACACttacatattaatatatatggaaTGATGAAAGACAGACCCATAAACCCTCTAACTTTGATCACCAATACCGAAAGTTGTACGGTATACTATGTTTGATAgaacagcagcagcagcattAGACACCGTCAAGTGATTTGGATATTGCAGTGGAAAAAtctgttgatgatcttggaggaGAAGACAGAAATGGTTTTGGTGGCATTTCCAAGGAATCCACACTACCTTCCAACATGTCAATGACTCTACTTATGGTAGGTCTATGAGAAGGAATTGTCTGAATGCACCACAAACCCACCATAGTCATTCTCTTTGCTATCTCATTTTCCTCACCGGACAATATCCCACCATCCAGTCCCAAATCATTGCCCTGCTCAAGCTTCTTATAAATAACCAATTGTGGGAAATATATCTCACTTGAACGACTAGCTTCAATGTCCATGTTCTTCTGCCCTCCAACCATTTCTAGCAGCATCATTCCATAGCTGTAAACATCAGACTTGTGTGAAACACCTCCAAAACTTTTACTGAACACTTCGGGAGCCACGTACCCTACTGTCCCTCTAGCATTTGACATTGAAATGATGCTTTCATCTCTTGTGCTGAGCTTAGCAAGTCCAAAATCCGATATCTTGGGGCGATAAACTTCGTCCAAAAGGATGTTATGTGGCTTAATGTCGAAATGCAGAATCCGAGTGTTGCATCCTTTGTGCAAGTACTCAAGTCCTTGAGCTATGCCTATTGCAATCTGGTGCAATCTCTCCAAGCTCAAGGATGGGGTAGTAGTTTTGCTTTCAGCTGATGCTTTCTTGTGAATGTACTTTTCAAGTGAACCATTGAACATGAACTCATAGATGAGAGCTTTTCTGCTTCCATCTAGACAAAATCCAAGGAGAGAGACAATGTTGACATGGGATGTTTTGCTTATGCTAGCAACCTCATTGATAAACTCTTCGCCATTCTCTTTTGACTCGTTCAGTATCTTCACTGCCACTGAGCAGCCATTCAGTAATTTTCCTTTGTATACAGAACCATAACCACCTTCtccaagtttaattttcaaggAGTCAGTCATTTTCTTGACATCAGAGAAACTGTATCTTTTTAGACCCATAGAACCTTGGCTTTCAAGGAAGGCTTCTATAACTCGATCATTCCTTTTTATCTTACCAACTTGTATTAACATAAATTTCCAAATCCTAGCTTTGTTACGGCATATGATGACAGCTATTAGAGGTAGTGCAAATCCAGTAGCAACGAAACCTGTTAGTTAGAAGAGTTAGGGGTCATTCAAGTCTATAGTAATTGTTTGCTAATGTGCACATCCATACCATACGTACGCTTGTAAACTCCCTGGggagttttatttaataaccaatctttaaaaaacaaaatttgtacCTAAAACCAGCTTCAACACTCTGTTCTTCCTTTGATCTGCCATGAAAAAACATACATCATCACTGTTAAATTGCACGCTTTCAGAACTTTACATTCTCTATTGAACAATTGCAAGTATGACTTTGCCATAGGAAAACAAATACCTGAAAATTTGGCatcatgaaaaagaaaaacagtggaatttgataatttaattttagagtgTCCAGGAGCTGATGATTATCAGTTTGTACCCTTgctaaatgttttattatatttattgatttctaCACCAATTCACATACACGACTTGAATAATTCTGTCCAAATGAACTACTAGAAATTAGCAAAGGGAGTGACCAGGATATTAAGAAACACAATTATAactattatgttttaaaatgttcaatCCATAATATAGCTAAATTCAGTGTtacaattttcaaatataatccCGTGATTGATTCTTGAACGTTATCTGATATCTACCTAAACCACACCAACACGTGGCCTACCATGACGCTGGAAGGCAATGGTTACTGAAAAGTCAACAATTGCGGAAAACAAGCAGAAAATGTTGCGTGTCAGTTAGTCATGCCATGCCATGCGTGCTCTTTAGCCAATGTCCTCTTTTTATTacctgtttttttttcaatcgtctttaaacataaaaaatactacttgatagttgttgttgttgttattatacaCGGTTGTTAATGTTTATACTTGCACTTGCATACACATGCTGCACAAAGTATACTTTTTTAGGAAGAAATGGGGTTCCCGGTTAGCTGGATCTATCCAGGTCAACTTATGATGCTAGAAGTTGATGTGTGCCATAATATTTCTACCCATTTTAAGTAACAATTATTGCAATGAAGAACCCGTATATTCTAATCATGTCGATCTCTGTCTCATGACACACATGTCGAATTAATTTATTTCCCTCACTATACTAGACACTAAGAACTAAGAAGTCAACATTAACAggagaaaattaataaattattactataGTTTACAAACAGAACACAATGGTCCGAACCAGAAGAGTTTGTACTTTGTACACGAGACAGTTTTTATGTGCAACGTCGAATTCATATTTCATAGATGGCTTTTATATACATACAGTGACGGTGGTCTCTTGTGGTATTAAATGCTAAATGAAAAGAGCAATTGGATTTTTCTGAAGGatgattttaatgaaaaaagctGATGATGGATTTGACTCTCCTTCTACCACCTTTGAACTGATTTCCCGAACTCTCAACAAATCTCAATATTAATCTTCATTTCATTCAACACATCATATCAAACCTATATATAATCTTGTTCAGTTCTTCATCACGTGCCACACTTAAATGAACAAGATAAGAAAGCAGGAAGAAGTGACACAGAATCTCCTTCATTATTTATCTTAACCTTTATCAAAAGTATGTATATAGAATGAGTTAAATAACTTGTGCATAAGGCCATAATGACAGAAACATATTcaatttcagaaataagaaagagagaaaagaaaacataCTTTTGTGAGTAGAGCAGACTGAAGCATGAGCTCCAGCGGAGCAATAACAAGAGAACTGAGGCGAATCATTCTCATTGGTTCCACATGTTCCTCCAGAATCCCTGCATGCAGTGCACTGAGAACTCAACTTTGCATCGTACCGCACATCAAACCCTTTCTCCAGCACCCCAAGTCCACTTTCCCAAACAACACCCTGGGAAACTTGCACCTGAAGACTAACCCCACAGTACTTGTGAAGGTCTGGGAACTGGTTCAGCTGAGTTCCATTGACCACATAGAAAACATGTTTACTAGTATCATTCTGGCACGTAAAAGTGTTTCCCACAACTGAATTAATCCCAGAAGGGCATTTGTAGAATACAATGACATTCTGAACGGAGGGGAGAAAAGTGAAGGGACTGACACTCAGAGAAGTGTTGGTGAAATTGGAAGAGCAGCGATCATAGACAAGGTCCGTTCTCACCATTCTCAAGGTGGAAGCCGTTTGGTT from Glycine soja cultivar W05 chromosome 8, ASM419377v2, whole genome shotgun sequence includes:
- the LOC114423863 gene encoding LEAF RUST 10 DISEASE-RESISTANCE LOCUS RECEPTOR-LIKE PROTEIN KINASE-like 2.1, with the protein product MAADFAIKIPTSFPSTMNTRSSLFASILTLAFFFLTSLPQSYSQLQNHKYSICSQISFSCGTLRNISYPFWGGNRPQFCGRNGFKLTCMHNENTSVQVGSQRFNVLNINQTASTLRMVRTDLVYDRCSSNFTNTSLSVSPFTFLPSVQNVIVFYKCPSGINSVVGNTFTCQNDTSKHVFYVVNGTQLNQFPDLHKYCGVSLQVQVSQGVVWESGLGVLEKGFDVRYDAKLSSQCTACRDSGGTCGTNENDSPQFSCYCSAGAHASVCSTHKNQRKNRVLKLVLGFVATGFALPLIAVIICRNKARIWKFMLIQVGKIKRNDRVIEAFLESQGSMGLKRYSFSDVKKMTDSLKIKLGEGGYGSVYKGKLLNGCSVAVKILNESKENGEEFINEVASISKTSHVNIVSLLGFCLDGSRKALIYEFMFNGSLEKYIHKKASAESKTTTPSLSLERLHQIAIGIAQGLEYLHKGCNTRILHFDIKPHNILLDEVYRPKISDFGLAKLSTRDESIISMSNARGTVGYVAPEVFSKSFGGVSHKSDVYSYGMMLLEMVGGQKNMDIEASRSSEIYFPQLVIYKKLEQGNDLGLDGGILSGEENEIAKRMTMVGLWCIQTIPSHRPTISRVIDMLEGSVDSLEMPPKPFLSSPPRSSTDFSTAISKSLDGV